One Trichoderma asperellum chromosome 5, complete sequence genomic region harbors:
- a CDS encoding uncharacterized protein (EggNog:ENOG41): MSLKPTLVFVPGAWHSADTWGKVTAELEPQDYKSICITLPSTLSDPRKGIADDIDEARKAILAETMQGRDVVVVVHSYGGMVGPSAIRGLTKATNERPGRVTGIAMVATGYCMTGIGFLEGIGGSPPPFWKADAQKGYATLVVDTRELFYHDLPEDEGNYWVSRLLNHSLKSLTDSGERVYSGWKDVPTRYLVTTDDKTFPTEVQFGIGQGAKEQGAEVVIEQIHTSHSPMLSKPKETAEFIVRAVESFTK; encoded by the coding sequence ATGTCTTTGAAGCCTACTCTTGTGTTCGTGCCTGGTGCATGGCATAGCGCTGATACATGGGGCAAAGTTACGGCCGAGCTGGAACCTCAAGACTATAAGTCAATTTGTATCACTCTCCCTTCAACTCTTTCAGATCCAAGAAAGGGCATAGCGGATGATATCGATGAGGCAAGAAAGGCAATTTTAGCTGAAACAATGCAAGGTCGCGATGTTGTCGTTGTGGTACACTCGTATGGTGGAATGGTGGGCCCAAGCGCTATTAGAGGTCTTACTAAGGCTACAAATGAAAGACCCGGACGTGTCACTGGCATTGCAATGGTGGCAACTGGTTATTGTATGACAGGCATTGGCTTCCTTGAAGGTATTGGGGGATCTCCGCCGCCATTTTGGAAAGCAGATGCACAGAAAGGATACGCTACGCTTGTTGTTGATACAAGAGAATTGTTTTATCACGACCTCCCGGAAGACGAGGGCAACTACTGGGTTAGCCGACTTTTAAACCACTCATTGAAATCTCTCACAGACAGTGGAGAGCGTGTTTACTCAGGTTGGAAAGATGTTCCAACTCGATACTTGGTTACGACAGATGACAAGACTTTTCCTACCGAAGTTCAATTTGGTATTGGTCAAGGTGCTAAAGAGCAAGGAGCAGAAGTTGTTATTGAACAAATCCATACCAGCCACTCACCAATGCTCAGCAAGCCAAAAGAAACAGCTGAGTTTATCGTGAGAGCAGTGGAATCTTTTACTAAATGA
- a CDS encoding uncharacterized protein (TransMembrane:10 (i62-79o130-150i162-183o189-214i226-246o330-351i358-378o384-408i420-439o451-473i)~EggNog:ENOG41), with the protein MSLKTDYEETTHSQPDSQAAGNSTGPKLRLSDRLVDESYKLFSTVHVSDPTPEEGRRIRNKCLWRILPFLCIGYHLMYVDKQTLGSSAILGILEDAHLNANQYNRLSSIFYFGYAVAEWPQNWALQRFPVAKWLSGNLIIWGGITLLHIPCNNFASLFVVRFLLGLSEACMVPAFLLSMSMFFTYQEQVIMVSVMWSIGNSSPITSGFLSYGVLWIKTGSFHPWKWLMVITGVVTIIFGIFVYLLFPDSPLHANFLTHEERAEAVLRIKENNSGIENKHFKKHQFIEAIRDPKTWLFALHALSQEMGNGINNQTSLIINSFGFTVFQTTLLSTVSGVIAFFTLSLAAITLYKTRNARAWISLVAYVPAVISSILLLTLPWSNRWGLIVGVWLRYTTGVPYAVVMIWAANASAGHTKKTTVIALYHIGYGLGNIISPQLFEPRWKPRYKPTWVILLIFSAILPSVVIGVLRFYLWRENKRRDKLEAENLVTSNGFVETTNTDGSKVIHEVDANQLDLTDRENLKFRYVL; encoded by the exons ATGTCGTTAAAAACTGACTATGAGGAAACGACACACTCGCAGCCAGATTCCCAAGCTGCGGGCAATTCGACCGGGCCCAAGCTCAGACTATCCGATCGCTTAGTTGATGAGAGCTACAAGCTCTTTTCTACGGTACATGTGTCAGATCCCACGCCGGAAGAAGGCCGGAGAATTCGTAACAAATGCCTCTGGAGGATACTTCCGTTCCTTTGCATCGGGTATCACCTGATGTATGTCGATAAACAAACA CTAGGAAGCTCAGCTATACTAGGTATCCTTGAAGATGCACATTTGAATGCAAATCAATATAATCGGCTCTCATCAATATTTTATTTCGGCTACGCGGTAGCTGAATGGCCACAAAACTGGGCTCTTCAACGCTTCCCTGTTGCCAAATGGTTATCTGGGAATCTCATAATATG GGGTGGTATAACATTGCTACATATTCCTTGTAACAACTTTGCATCACTCTTCGTTGTCCGCTTCCTTCTAGGTCTGAGCGAAGCTTGTATGGTCCCTGCGTTTTTGCTCTCCATGTCCATGTTTTTCACATATCAGGAGCAAGTCATTATGGTGTCAGTCATGTGGTCTATTGGCAATTCCAGTCCAATTACTTCTGGCTTTCTTTCATATGGAGTCTTATGGATTAAGACAGGATCATTTCACCCCTGGAAATGGCTTATGG TTATCACTGGTGTGGTAACCATTATTTTCGGCATTTTTGTGTATCTACTCTTTCCTGACAGCCCACTCCATGCGAATTTTCTCACACACGAGGAACGGGCCGAGGCAGTTTTAAggataaaggaaaataactCTGGCATTGAAAATAAACACTTCAAAAAACATCA ATTCATCGAAGCAATCAGGGACCCTAAAACATGGCTATTTGCCTTGCATGCCTTATCTCAAGAGATGGGAAACGGAATTAACAACCAGACCTCGCTGATTATCAACTCGTTTGGGTTTACTGTCTTCCAAACAACGCTGCTTAGCACTGTATCTGGCGTCATAGCCTTTTTTACGCTCTCATTAGCCGCAATTACGCTATACAAAACTCGG AATGCTCGAGCTTGGATATCACTTGTTGCATATGTACCTGCTGTAATATCCAGTATTCTGCTATTAA CTCTCCCGTGGTCCAACCGTTGGGGCCTAATAGTTGGCGTTTGGCTACGATATACAACTGGTGTGCCGTATGCTGTTGTTATGATATGGGCGGCAAATGCTTCAGCTGGTCACACAAAGAAGACCACTGTTATTGCTCTCTATCATATAGGATACGGATTAGGAAACATTATTTCACCTCAGCTTTTTGAGCCACGATGGAAACCTCGATATAAACCCACGTGGGTCATTTTATTGATC TTCTCTGCGATTCTTCCTTCAGTTGTTATTGGTGTCCTTCGATTCTACTTATGGCGCGAGAATAAACGCCGTGACAAACTAGAAGCGGAAAATCTTGTAACGAGTAACGGTTTTGTAGAAACCACAAATACTGACGGAAGTAAAGTTATCCATGAAGTGGACGCTAATCAGTTGGATTTAACAGACAGAGAAAATCTCAAATT TCGATACGTTCTTTAA